Genomic window (Alligator mississippiensis isolate rAllMis1 chromosome 7, rAllMis1, whole genome shotgun sequence):
ACTGTATGATACaattctgaaaacaaaacaggtctaaagttatgcaaacaccaacagcaaTTATCGCCAGCTGTGTAAGGTACAAGTCAGAGCAAGCGAGCTAGATTagctgagggatttcacagaagaaccgGTTGATGATATTAGCTTGGAGGAAAGATACACTAAAGACGTTACCAGTGTGCAGGGCACAGAATAGAAAACCACAAATCCATGCCCTGGTTTCCATTTAGATGCAAGCTTTCCAGTTCATGATCGTCTCATAGTGCAGTGTTGTGCAGATGACAGTGCACCGATCATATGTCAAGATGTTGAGGAAAGGCAAGTCAGGTgcgaggaagaagaggaagaaaaggacttggacgACACATCCACACAGAACAAGGACCTGGTGTTCAGCAGAGAATTGGCTAAGGATTTCGAGGTGGTGACACAGATCGTTccaaggtctgggatagaaagattcatccggaagaagtgcatggggctgtggagacGGTGGTCAAGAATGATAACTGTGATATCAAGGAGATTCCCAATCAGAGATGCCAACAGAAAGTGCTGGCTTCCACATTGGGAAGACAAAACACCCTTTTTCTTGAAGGTTGCAAGGAGGGCTCATGGGATGTCTCTGTAACTCTATGTAATGGACACATCGATATGATAATGCGGGAGATCACCAACATTTTCCACTTTTAGGCCAGACTGACCCAGCTCAGGGGAAAACTAGGCTGATACCAAACCCAGGTGACTACTACCacttttccccagtgctgcttctttgtgctgcccagctgcagtacgGCACCGCGCAGGGTCAGAGAAGGCCTCTGTTACCAAAAGCGGCCAAAGACCTTCCTTCACAGGGTGGATACAATGGGGTCATGGGCTCTAGGTTGCCAACTGCTGTGATGAAGTCcagacaaaactgataaggtcaaaatgaaatatttggggACTGTTTggttcattagaaaaaaaaaaaaatcccaattcgGGGACAGGGAAaggttgatatttttaaatttctcccaTGATGGGATCATTGTTTTTGGCCATGGGAACATCCATGAAGAGAGCAATTTCAAACACCATAAAACTTCTAGCTGCTGGACTCCAGCCAACCCCTGTCCCAAGTGGGAGCTGCCAGTACACTAAGTTAGCATGGAGGCTGAAGCACAGAGACACATATGGTCACGTcaggctctggcatctggcaggttcggatcaagagaaatcaggtccatgaacggtctctgatcccttgatgctccttgtgcagcctgcctgcctggcatgggccGTACACAGCCTAGGACTGGGCTGGGATGTGCGCTACATGCGGCACGTGTGCCAGATCAGCCCTGCGTACTGGACTGGGGTTTGTCTGGATTGGGCTCGTTGACCCACCCTGCGTGCAGGATGCAGTGTGCACAGtcaatgggtgcatctccatgtccgccccactgggcagttgttactgtacagACGTTTAGTACTAGctttagcaagtgctaaatgaatgCTCAGGACCTGCCAGGACTGCAGAGTCCTGACGGCGCATGGatcgtttccaaccctactgcacactagcaatacatgaatgcacagtagctcattgctacctcTTATTAggtagcagtggtggtgacaCGGCTAGTGCCCGCCAACACTACGTTCTCACAGCGATAAACTACATCATTGTACCTCatcactacggtgatgtagcatatTATATAGATGCGCCCAGGCTGGTGCAAATACTACATGCGGTATGAACCCCAGACTGGCACTGCATCCTGTCCGTAGCATGGCTTCCAGGCTGGCCCCAAGCATCTTATGCAGTGCATGATGCTGGGGCTGGTTTGTGTTGCATGCGGCGTGCAGGGACAGAGCTGTACAAATCCTGCAAGCTGCACATGTAGCCGATCCAGAACacaagctgcatgcagtgcctccaCTAGGCCACCTCGTGGGCTTGATCTGGCATAAAGGGGGCAACTCTGTATGAGATTCCTGGGTTtaaggggagctgggaccctgtgtgTAAAGAGTCAGGGGAAAGTGGTCTGAGGGGctgtcatatttcatagattcatagacatttgggctggaaggggcctcggaagatcatcaagtccagccccctgcccaagaggcaggaagtcagctgggatcaaaggaccccagcaagataagcacccaaatttttcttgaaggtgttcaatgtaggtgcttgaaccccgtccgatggcaggctactccagaccttgggggctctgacagtaaagaaattcttccttacgtccagcctgaaacggtcttgcagtagtttataaccacttgccctcatcatcccttggggcgctctggtgaacagtgtTATGTTCTCATGCAAACCTGCATAGCAACGAACCCAATTGCAacttggtgcctccctgcatccTAAGGTGCCCAGTCTGGCTCACTGGGACAACTGAGCAAgacagagaagctcagggccttctcggagatcccatgacttgtgtcgtgagggagattaaagcagagcacagctgtgctgttctgccaacatctgtacagctcggactgtttacatctgggcttttccttctgagctgtgcaggactccagggaacgaGTCCCAGGAGCCTTCAGAAGAAAACTACTGCAAAATTGCCgtcttgcttcactccttttctacaaggcagggttgaggtcagctgcacactcagaaacctggttggattcactccagtcgttcagtgacagagggagcagagaaagacctctgagttagctgtgcttctggggacccagactagtggttggtgcagaggagagctgagagatcaactggacaaaAGCAAAGGATctcggcaggggaagcctgaatgtgacacaagaggtgaggaaacttccacaaaaaCTATTTCAGTAAGTTTGCTGCATCGCTGAAGCGTCCTGACATAGTAAGATGCAGAGGAGATAGTAAAGCATTAatagttggaaaacctggctacacaaatcattcTGCATTTTCTGTATAATAGATTCAAATCTACACGAGTGAATGaagacattttcaatgtttttgctaTGAATGCAGACAATGATATATAGCATATTGCAAGtagggtgggaagaggagagaggtggGATTGGGACCGCTAAGGAATTCATCTTCTTTacataatatcttttatttcatacatatttgtttccagcatacattttctaggtgagatcTACTGAAAAAAACAAtagactttcagatttaaagcaaaggaaaaaaatccggAGTTGTGGCTGtgttaacattttcttcactttctaaaggaatataaaaatattttattttatgtcgGGTCTTGCCAggaaaaatcatttattaaaatcaaatatttcatgggaagaaaaatggaatttttctATTCTTTGCATGAGATTTGGAGACATTATCAATGGGAATAACAAAGCCACTGAGTTTATTACTCTCTTCCTTACCACTGCCCTTCTTCCATTATAGCCAGGACTTGCACAGTGCCCTGGGAAGGAGGatgtccaactggaccactgtaaccgagttcctcctcctgggcttctcggacactcgggagctgcagatcttgcactttgtcatctttctggcagcgtacctggcagctctggtggggaacctccttgtccTCACTGTTGTAACTATGgaccaccacctgcacagccccatgtactggtTTTTGGgaaatttgtccatccttgaccttggatccatctctgtcattgtccccaagtccatggccaattctctcttaaacaccaggacaatttcctatgctggatgtgtgtcccaggtctttctcttATTCCTCTTTTGTGCAGTCAATCTTgcattcctcaccatcatggcatatgaccggtacattgccatctgcaagccactgcattatgagatgataatgaacaggagagcttgcgtcCATATGGCTGccggtgcttgggctgctggtgtcatgtactctgcagtgcacactgggaacacctttagtctccccttctgccactcaaatattatcaaccagttcttctgtgaaataccccagctgctcaagctctcctgctccgacgcataccgcagggagctggcagctgttGCCTTCAGTGCGTTTCTAActttaggctgttttgttttcatcgttgtgtcgtatgttcggatcttcaccgcagtgtggagcatcccctcggagcagggccggcagaaagccttctccacctgcattcctcaccttatcgtggtctccctgtttctttctaCTGGTGTTTTTGCCTACACGAAGCCCGTCTCtgactccctgtcccctctggatctcctggcagctgttctgtattgtgtggtgcctccattgatgaatccggtcatctacagcatgaggaacagggagatccaagctgccctgaggaaactgctccacaggctgatccactccaagaacaatatgtccatctttctttcatgactttccttctcctatatttttcttttctaatttacacatgaaattaatctTTTTTCAAAGTATTGTGTGActtgcatattaaaaatgaaggtggtaggttaattctgtaactttgtaaggtcaaagaattgttttttgtcattttggttgacactgttgaagtgggaaagCAATGTTTCATGCATAAATGTTACTGTCTTtgcaccatctaaaatatatcccatcaattgcaagataatgaagaattaaagagttttgtttactaattggtgCAATCAAGTATTTGGCTGACAGACTATACAGGCAAATCTCCAGATGGtgtgaaactggaatgaaatgCAAATACTTTAGGGGACAGGAATAGAGTTCAGATGGATGCGgatagattggggagctgggcttaAAACAATAAGATGAAGGGCACGAAATGAGTGCAACTTGCTGCACATaggggagaagaatcaaaagcacaaatacagcctgGGTTAAAATTCCTGGGTGTTATCATGGTTGAAAAGGTgggtcacagactcaatatgaacatggaatttgatgtagctacagaaacattaatgcagttttcggctgcaacaacaggagtattagatgtgaaacaggggtgtaggttgtagccgtgtgtGTCTACGGACACAGGCAGACCATGTTCTTTGTGTGAATCGCATACCTTTCATTACATCAACCtaaatcactggaaaaaaatttcttagcaagcatTCGGGTTTAATGACAAAGTGAAGATTTTTGTTAACCAATTGGTgtaatcaattatttggatgacaCAATATACAGGCAAATATCCATTTTCTGTGTAGCTTGGACAAACTGCAGACACCTTAGAGGATAGGAATAGAATTCGGATGGATCTAGATAGATTGCGAAGCTGAGCTAGAGACCACAGGATGAAGTCCAAGGAAATAAATGCTACACCTACTGAAGAATAATTAAAAGCACTAATACAGCTGGGATTATAAATGTCTGTGTGGCAGCATTGTTGAAAAAGACCCGGTGGGTTTGGTGGATCACGGACTCAGCATGAGTCAGGAATTTGACATAGCTACAAAAACGTGAATGCAGTTCTGGACAGCAATCACAGACGTATCGATGTAAAACAAGGGAGGTGATAGGACCCCTGTACATGATGCTAGTTAGGCTACTGTGTGATTATaagctccacattttaagaagaaatATGGAGCAGTcaaaaatgataaatggttgAAAGGCAAGCTATGCAAGGGGAAACTGAGAGAACTAAGCAtctttagcttgcagaaaaggcagttAAGAGGGAGATCATAGCAGGCTTCAAATATCTAAaaaactgccataaagaagagggtgaATAACTGTTCTCCCTTACTAaatagggaaggatggagggggtTGGGCCATATGAGTCTTAGGGTTATTTCCAacactatgattctatgatgatgcTCAGCATTATTGCTTCTGCTCTAGACTCACAGGTCCAAACATCTGCATTAAGCTAAGTATGGCATGAGTAAGGACTGAAGCGTCAATATGCCCCCTAACAGTTGTTTAACCTACATTTAACCTttagtttcatttcaaagcaagtTAGGTAAAAATAGGACAATGAACTTCATGTGTGCACAGACTaggtttctgaaaaaaaattggaaagacaTTAGAAAAGTAAAGACTATATCATTACAAAATCAGCCATAACTATGCTTTTTCAAGTCACTGATGTCAATGCCACTGATAGTGATGTGAACAGATAATTAATCAATAAAATGTGGGTGCCGGCTCAGGTAGGAGAAGGGTATATATGGAAATACTTACACTGGAACAATTCCTAGTTCTTGGTGCCAGATTCTACTTCACTTTATGAGACGAAACTGTGTATATGCAGCCACACACGTACAGTTTTTGGCATTTGCACACAGTTTGGGCTTTCATTTCACTCCGTGATGAAACAGAATTGGCTGCCATTAGCACCTAGTGTAGGACCTTCCTAGTCTTTAGCCCTTGCATGCCTTCACACCCTGCCTCTCTCAAAGCTGACCTGCTGTACCTTGGATTTAATACTCTTTGGTTAAATGGAAGAACAGCACCTATGGGAATAGCTGTCGCTCCGACTAGCAATAAAGGCCTAGGGCAAATGCTGGATAGAATAAGCAGAGAGCCTCTGGAGGAGTTGGGTTGAGGACCTCTAGACAGTGGCAGTCTCTCTAAGACGTTGGATCAGAAAGCTCAGACACAAGGGCTGAGAGAATTTATTCAGTTTATAGTCtcagctgaggctgggggggtgtgcaagtgcatgtgcgcatgtgcatttcggggtgggagggtgagggttATCAGCTGAGAAGAGTTCAGATGGGTGGGATGTTTTGTGGGTCCTGTCATTCCTTGTCTAGGGCTTGCTTTAGGAGAATAGCAATCACAGTTCTTTGAATGGACgtgagcaggggcagctgctttGCCACTGTTCACATGGTCTGGGTATGAAGAGGTAAGCCAGGTATGAAAAGAGTTGCTCCAGCCTTCATCCCTGAGCCCGTCAGCCTCATTGCACATCAAGTTATCTGTATCATTCACACAGAAATAGAGCATGAATGGAGACCTCAGGTGTAAAAGCCAGGGACTGTTCTGGTCTCTCAAGACAACTGGTGGGATCATGATCTGTCTCCAGTTCCCTATGTCTGcatatgggcatctttacacatgctctggggcagggggaagagggtggcatTTGAATTAGAGCAGGTCTTGGAAGCCACTCTAATGAAAAAGTCTGCAATATCTCATGTACCGAACATCCCACGTTTCAAAACTGTGGCCATTTTGATGATGATAgattcgtagacattagggctggaagggacctcggaagttcatcgagtccagccccctgcccaagaggcaggaagtcagctggggtcataggatcccagcaagataagcacccaaatttctcttgaaggtgttcaatgtaggcgcttgaaccacctccgatggcaggctactcCAGACCTTGgcggctcggacagtaaagaaattcttccttatgtccagcctgaaacggtcttgcagtagtttataaccacttgccctcgtcatcccttggggcgctctggtgaacagtgtTATGTTCTCATGCAAAACTGCATAGCAACGAACCCAACTGCAATCTGTTGCCTCCCTGCATCCTAAGGTGCCCAGTCTGGCTAACAGGGACAACTGAGCAAgacagagaagctcagggccttctcggagatcccatgacttgtgttgtgagggagattaaagcagagcacagctgtgctgttctgctaacatctgtacagctcggactgtttacatctgggcttctccttctgagctgtgcaggactccagggaacgaGTCCCAGGAGCCTTCAGAAGAAAACTACTGCAAAATTGCCgtcttgcttcactccttttctacaaggcagggttgaggtcagctgcacactcagaaacctggttggattcactccagtcgttcagtgacagagggagcagagaaagacctctgagttagctgtgctgctggggacccagactagtggttggtgcagaggagagctgagagatcaactggacaagagcaaaggatctcagcaggggaagcctgaatgtgaCACAAGACACGAGGAAACTTCCACAgaaacaatttcagtaagtttgcTGCATCGGTGAAGTGTCCTGTCTTAGTAAGATGCACAGGagaaattaaaacattaaaagttggaaaacctggctacacaaatcattctgcattttctatataatagattcaaagctacaagaatgaatgaagacattttcaatgtttttgctaTGAATGCAGACAATATTATATAGCATATTGGACGTAGGGTGGGAAGAAGAGAGGGGTGGGATTGGGACCTCTAAGGAATGcatcttttttatataatatattttatttcatatgtatttgtttccagcatacattttctaggtgagatctattgaaaaaactatagactttcagatttaaagcaatGGAAATGAATCCTGAGGTGTGGCTGggttaacattttcttcactttctaaaggaatataaaaatattttattttatctaggttcttgccagggaaaaatcatttattaaaatcaaatatttcatggGAGGAAAACTGGAATATTTCCATTCTTAGCatgaaatttggagacattattgatgggaatatcaaagccactgagtttaTTACTCTCCTCCTTACCCCTGCCTTTGTTTTATTCTACCCAGGATTTGCACAGTGCCCTGGGAAGAAAGatgtccaactggaccactgtaaccgagttcctcctcctgggcttctcggacactcgggagctgcagatcttgcactttgtcatctttctggcagcgtacctggcagctcttgtggggaacctccttgttctCACTGTTGTTactacggaccaccacctccacagccccatgtactactttttggcaaatttgtccatccttgaccttggctccatctctgtcattgtccccaggtccatggccaattctctcttaaacaccaggacaatatcctatgctggatgtgtggcCCAGGTCTTTCTTTTCTTGCTCTATTGTGCAGCTGATATTGctttcctcaccatcatggcatatgaccggtacgttgccatctgcaagccactgcattatgataTGATAAtaaacaggagagcttgcatccagatggctgccggTGCTTGGGCTGCTAGTGTTATCAACTCTGCAGtacacactgggaacacctttagtctccccttctgccactcaaataccatcaaccagttcttctgtgaaataccccagctgctcaagctctcctgctctgacacataccgcagggagctggcagctgttGCCTTCAGTGCATTTCTAgctttaggctgttttgttttcatcgttgtgtcatatgttcagatcttcaccgcggtgtggagcatcccctcggagcagggccggcagaaagccttctccacctgcattccccaTCTTATtgtggtctccctgcttcttcccacTGCCGTCATTGCCTACatgaagcccatctctgactccccgtcccctctggatctcctggcagctgttctgtattgtgtggtgcctccattgatgaatccggtcatctacagcatgaggaacagggagatccaagctgccctcaagcaactgctccacaggctgatccgctccaacaatatgtccatctttctttcatgactttccttgtcttatatttttcttttctaatttacacatgaaattaatctTTTTTCAAAGTATTGTGTGAATcttgcatattaaaaatgaaggtggtaagttaattctgtaactttgtaaggtcaaagaattgttttttgtcattttggttgacactgttgaagtgggaaagtaatgtttcatgcaccaattttactgtctttgcaccatctaaaatatatcCAATCattgcaagataatgaagaattaaaaaGTTTTGTTTATTAATTGGTGCAATCAATTATTCAGATGACAGAATATACAGGCAAATCTCCAGATGGtgtgaaactggaatgaaatgCAAATACTTTAGGGGACAGGAATAGAGTTCAGATCGATACAgatagattggggagctgggcttgaaacAATAAGATGAAGGCCATGAAATAAATGCAACTTGCTGCGCGCaggggagaagaatcaaaagCACAAGTACAGCCTGGGTTAAAATTCCTGGGTGGTATCATGGTTGAAAAGGTgggtcacagactcaatatgaacatggaatttgatgtagctacagaaacattcatgcagttttgggctgcaacaacaggagtattagatgtaaaacagGGGTGTATGTTGCAGCCATgtgggtctaaggacacaggcagaccaggttctttgtgtgaatctgatacctttcaTTAGTTCAACTTAAATTGCTGGAAAAAATTTTCTTTCTAGCAAGCATTCGGGTTTAAAAGCCAGgatgagcacacaccaactgcagatgcttccccagcctgacgaagggtttttaaacctgaaagcttgcttcatcttttgttttccttcaggCTCTGACTGCAAGGTTTCAGGGTAAGGATGAGAACTGCATACATTAGGCAGCTCACTCAGTTTGGGCCCACAGTAAACCATGTATCAAGTCTCTTTTGCACCACAAGGAAGAGGATACCCAAGGAGAACATTCATGTAAATTTGGTTATggagacatttttatttctgatgcAGACAGAGGGGTTGATTTTCCAAATGGCAAAAGGAACGATTCAAGGCTGAGGAAGGCATACAATTGAAGAACAGATTCTCATTGATTTGTGTTAGCTTTTTGCAAACCAGCCAAATGTAGTTAGGCACCCAACAATGCTATTGCACTTTTCAGCGTCCTAGCCCTCTGTACACCGGGCCTCAAGGCTTTTGTGGAAAATGATGTGCTCTGTCTCATTAACTCCAAGCCTTCATACTGTGTTTGGTCATAGTAAGGGAGGGTTACCCgatcactgggaaaaaaaattcagggTCATAAATATCTGTTCACCACTGCTTAAACaggttgagggtttttttaaaaatcagaaacaaaAACTACCCTAAAGGAAGTTCAGCGCTTACTTTAAATGACATTTAAGGTCTCAAACTCACTTGcttgtttcaaaatattcataggatcctaggactggaagggagagtattgcTTTCTCCTATAATATGTTCACTCCTAATACAACGCTgttccttgggtgcatctatTCATGCAATGAGCACAGCCGAgtgaactccagcacagttcttgctggagtttcttgttcctgggtgcagaattagagtagatggcatTAGATTAGCAATCTGCTCCCAGGCATCCTAGGCAGTGGGGGCCAcagaggatgggggtggggggacctgcCCATGGCTCCTGTGTGGAGATCAGGATCCCAGTGCAGCTcgatggtgctggcttggggtgacGCCTTGTGCCCcgtgggatgggggaggaggggtggcaagtACTtttgggactggggagaggggagacacgaggaggaagcagcaccaggacttttCTGTTGGCTTTGTTAAGTACACCATCAGCATGCCTAGGTGGGAAACAAAGATCACATGTAATGAAGAGGATCGAAGGCCAGACCCAAGGAGGGTGAGTGGCTGTGGGATCACAGCCTCGTCCTGATGTACGAGGTCCCCCAGCTGGCTGGTGGGTCTGAGCCTGGTTCCTCCTCACCCCACTGCAGCACTGGTCAATTTAAAGGGCAATCAGTACagcgtgtgcagcccccagccattcccagccTGGTTCAAGGGAAGGCTGATTTCGGTATTCCCCGGCAGCAGGGATGTGAGTGCTTCTGCTGCTTTTAGATCTGCTCAGAAGACAAGAGCTTCATAGGGCCTGGGATCCCAAGATCCATGCAGCTGGGACGTGTCCCCACTTCAGGACAGTTCCAGCCTTTCTCCGAATGGATCTAAATCCAGCTTTGAGAGAGATAGGGGCAGAGGTGCAGCCCCCGCACTGCCCCTCTGGAATGGGAACTGAGCCTTGCTTCAGGAGCTGACATTAGGATGAGGAAGAGCCTGTATAGCACCATCTGGAGCTAATCTCCTCACCAGGCATGAAGCTGTGCAACTTTTGGACACAGGTGTccccaggagaagagggaaagggaatggacaGCCTCAGCTGGTAGGCTGTTTGGGAGCTGCCAGGTCAGAACCCTgcatgcatgggtgactggtgccaccttagccaGGGCGGGCACATGCCCCGCCAATGACCAGTCAGTtagtgggcagggtgggggtccTGTCATGGCCAATCTCGCCAACAGGGTGGGGCATTGACTGGGAAGCAGCTACAGTGCTCCTGGAACTGGCCACAACGCTCCCAAAAGTAGTCGCGGCATTTCTTCCATGCTCcaactccctggctggcacttgtGGGGGGGGGATTGGCACTCCCATCTGCCCATCGTCTAAGTGGGGAGTACgccctgtcagggggtgcaccccctacgcagcgccactgcctgcaggagggaggcTGGTTTGAGCCAGGAGGGCGCGGGGCTGCACCAATGAAGGacctgccaggggaggggaaccCCTGTGCCGGACTGTAAACATGGGAGGGGAGACAGTTCGAGAAGAGGAACGGCTGAGAAGGCATAAACCTCAGAGGCGGGGAGCGGGGAGACATTTAATACTGTACCATTTGCAGGCAGTTTATTTACAGAAGCGATAAGAGGAAACCCTTCACCCACACCATCTGCCCAGAGGTTTCGGCATGA
Coding sequences:
- the LOC132251604 gene encoding olfactory receptor 14A16-like; amino-acid sequence: MSNWTTVTEFLLLGFSDTRELQILHFVIFLAAYLAALVGNLLVLTVVTMDHHLHSPMYWFLGNLSILDLGSISVIVPKSMANSLLNTRTISYAGCVSQVFLLFLFCAVNLAFLTIMAYDRYIAICKPLHYEMIMNRRACVHMAAGAWAAGVMYSAVHTGNTFSLPFCHSNIINQFFCEIPQLLKLSCSDAYRRELAAVAFSAFLTLGCFVFIVVSYVRIFTAVWSIPSEQGRQKAFSTCIPHLIVVSLFLSTGVFAYTKPVSDSLSPLDLLAAVLYCVVPPLMNPVIYSMRNREIQAALRKLLH
- the LOC132251499 gene encoding olfactory receptor 14A16-like, whose product is MSNWTTVTEFLLLGFSDTRELQILHFVIFLAAYLAALVGNLLVLTVVTTDHHLHSPMYYFLANLSILDLGSISVIVPRSMANSLLNTRTISYAGCVAQVFLFLLYCAADIAFLTIMAYDRYVAICKPLHYDMIINRRACIQMAAGAWAASVINSAVHTGNTFSLPFCHSNTINQFFCEIPQLLKLSCSDTYRRELAAVAFSAFLALGCFVFIVVSYVQIFTAVWSIPSEQGRQKAFSTCIPHLIVVSLLLPTAVIAYMKPISDSPSPLDLLAAVLYCVVPPLMNPVIYSMRNREIQAALKQLLQL